One Mesorhizobium loti genomic window carries:
- a CDS encoding diaminopimelate decarboxylase: protein MNHFDYRDGVLHAEDVAIPDIAAQVGTPFYCYSTATLTRHYRVFAQAFAGLDTLVCYAMKANSNQAVLRTLARLGAGADVVSEGELRRALAAGVPASKILFSGVGKTAREMDFALEAGILCFNVESEPELELLSARAVALGKVAPISLRINPDVDAKTHKKISTGKAENKFGIAWQRARQVYARAATLPGIKITGIDTHIGSQITELQPFDDAFALLVELVGALRADGHAIDHVDLGGGLGIPYRVDNNPPPLPDAYAQVVRKHVTKLGLKVMFEPGRLIVGNAGILVSEVIFVKEGDAKNFLVVDAAMNDLIRPTLYDAFHDIRPVVQPPADTPRMMVDVVGQVCETGDYLGLDRDLPRLKAGDLVAVSTAGAYGAVQAGTYNTRLLVPEVLVDGDRFHVVRPRLTYDDLIGLDSVPDWLA from the coding sequence GTGAACCATTTCGACTACCGCGACGGCGTGCTGCATGCCGAGGACGTGGCAATCCCCGATATCGCCGCACAGGTCGGCACGCCGTTCTACTGCTACTCCACCGCCACTTTGACCCGGCACTACCGCGTGTTCGCCCAGGCCTTTGCCGGGCTCGACACGCTGGTCTGCTACGCCATGAAGGCCAATTCCAACCAGGCCGTGCTGCGGACGCTGGCCAGGCTCGGCGCCGGCGCCGACGTGGTCTCGGAAGGCGAATTGCGCCGGGCGCTGGCCGCCGGCGTCCCGGCCAGCAAGATCCTGTTCTCCGGCGTCGGCAAGACCGCGCGCGAAATGGACTTTGCGCTGGAAGCCGGCATCCTGTGCTTCAACGTCGAGTCGGAGCCTGAACTTGAGCTTCTGTCGGCCCGCGCCGTCGCGCTCGGCAAGGTGGCGCCGATCTCGCTGCGCATCAATCCCGATGTCGACGCCAAGACCCACAAGAAGATCTCCACCGGCAAGGCCGAGAACAAGTTCGGCATTGCCTGGCAGCGGGCGCGGCAGGTCTATGCTCGGGCAGCGACGCTTCCGGGCATCAAGATCACCGGCATAGACACCCATATCGGCAGCCAGATCACCGAGTTGCAGCCCTTCGACGACGCCTTCGCCCTGCTGGTCGAGCTGGTCGGCGCGCTGCGCGCCGATGGCCATGCCATCGATCATGTCGATCTCGGCGGCGGGCTGGGCATTCCCTATCGTGTCGACAACAACCCGCCGCCCTTGCCAGATGCCTATGCCCAGGTCGTCAGGAAGCATGTCACCAAGCTCGGGCTGAAGGTGATGTTCGAGCCGGGCCGGCTGATCGTTGGCAATGCCGGTATCCTTGTTTCGGAAGTGATCTTCGTGAAGGAAGGCGACGCCAAGAATTTCCTCGTCGTCGACGCCGCCATGAACGATCTGATCCGGCCGACGCTCTACGATGCCTTCCACGACATCAGGCCGGTCGTGCAGCCGCCGGCCGACACGCCTCGCATGATGGTCGACGTGGTCGGCCAGGTCTGCGAGACCGGTGACTATCTCGGCCTCGACCGTGACTTGCCCAGGCTGAAGGCTGGCGATCTGGTTGCCGTCTCCACGGCCGGCGCCTACGGCGCCGTGCAGGCCGGCACCTACAACACCCGGCTATTGGTGCCCGAGGTTCTGGTCGACGGCGATCGTTTCCACGTCGTGCGTCCGCGCCTGACCTATGACGATCTGATCGGGTTGGATTCGGTGCCCGACTGGCTTGCGTAG
- a CDS encoding ArsR family transcriptional regulator has translation MQEVDVFKAIANERRLQILDWLKDPRAHFPAQADGDLVEDGVCALLIAEKLGITQATLSEHMRVLTQAGLLRPKRIKQWTFYRRDEDRIADTRALLQNRL, from the coding sequence ATGCAAGAGGTTGATGTCTTCAAGGCGATCGCCAACGAACGCAGGCTGCAGATCCTCGACTGGCTGAAGGATCCGCGCGCGCATTTCCCGGCCCAGGCCGACGGCGACCTGGTCGAGGACGGCGTTTGCGCGCTGCTGATCGCCGAGAAGCTTGGCATCACGCAAGCGACGCTCTCCGAGCATATGCGCGTGCTTACCCAGGCCGGCCTGCTGCGGCCCAAGCGCATCAAGCAATGGACGTTCTACCGCCGCGACGAAGACAGGATCGCCGACACAAGGGCGCTCCTCCAGAACCGGCTGTAG
- a CDS encoding threonine dehydratase, with protein sequence MSQGNTVTRERIAAMEPRIRPYIRHTPVLHVDMADFDRPSLAVDLKLECLQHSGSFKARGAFTNLLERPVPAAGVVAASGGNHGAAVAYAAMRLGHKATIFVPEVSPQAKLDRIRGYGADLVVGGARYAEALAASERFAQETGALQIHAFNQEETLVGQGTLGLEIENDLPEIDTLLVAVGGGGLIGGIAAWYAGRIRIIAIEPEGAPTLHRAFEAGHPVDAPAEGIAADSLAPKRVGEMMFPIAEAFVERSILVSDDDIIAAQKALWNRVRIISEPGGAAAFAAILSGRYTPAPGERVAVLVCGANANPANF encoded by the coding sequence ATGTCGCAGGGCAACACCGTCACGCGCGAGCGCATTGCCGCGATGGAACCGCGCATCCGGCCCTATATCAGGCACACGCCGGTGCTGCACGTCGACATGGCCGACTTCGACCGGCCGTCGCTGGCGGTCGACCTCAAGCTCGAATGCCTGCAGCATTCCGGTTCGTTTAAGGCGCGCGGCGCCTTCACCAACCTGCTCGAACGGCCGGTTCCCGCAGCCGGCGTCGTCGCCGCCTCGGGCGGCAATCATGGCGCCGCCGTCGCCTATGCCGCCATGCGGCTTGGCCACAAGGCGACCATCTTCGTTCCCGAAGTGAGCCCACAGGCCAAGCTGGACCGCATTCGCGGCTATGGCGCAGACCTCGTCGTCGGCGGTGCTCGCTATGCCGAGGCGCTGGCCGCCAGTGAACGTTTCGCGCAGGAAACCGGCGCCTTGCAGATCCACGCCTTCAACCAGGAGGAGACGCTGGTCGGCCAGGGCACGCTCGGGCTCGAGATCGAGAACGACTTGCCTGAGATCGACACGCTGCTCGTCGCCGTCGGCGGTGGCGGCTTGATCGGCGGCATCGCCGCCTGGTATGCCGGCCGCATTCGCATCATCGCCATCGAGCCGGAGGGCGCGCCGACGCTTCATCGCGCCTTCGAGGCCGGCCATCCCGTCGACGCCCCGGCGGAAGGCATCGCCGCCGATTCGCTGGCGCCGAAGCGCGTCGGCGAAATGATGTTCCCGATCGCCGAAGCCTTCGTCGAACGCTCCATCCTGGTCAGCGACGACGACATCATCGCCGCCCAGAAGGCGCTGTGGAACCGGGTGCGCATCATCTCCGAGCCGGGTGGAGCTGCCGCCTTCGCCGCGATCCTGTCCGGCCGCTACACGCCGGCACCTGGCGAACGCGTCGCCGTGCTGGTCTGTGGCGCCAACGCAAACCCCGCCAATTTCTGA
- a CDS encoding Glyoxalase/bleomycin resistance protein/dioxygenase protein/dioxygenase, whose protein sequence is MPKLGTVTPILRIFDVAKAHEFYVDFLGFEVQFEHRYADNTPLYTGIYRDGCVLHLSEHHGDGAPGSHLRIETTDIAGLHHELTERKYRFARPGLEETPWKTKEVTVADPFGNRLTFYEDVRD, encoded by the coding sequence ATGCCGAAGCTCGGTACTGTCACGCCCATCCTGCGCATCTTCGATGTGGCCAAGGCGCATGAATTCTACGTCGATTTTCTCGGTTTCGAAGTGCAGTTCGAACACCGTTACGCAGACAATACGCCGCTTTACACAGGCATTTATCGCGACGGCTGCGTCTTGCATCTAAGCGAACATCATGGCGACGGCGCGCCGGGCTCTCATCTCCGGATCGAGACGACCGACATTGCGGGTCTCCACCACGAGTTGACCGAAAGAAAGTACCGCTTTGCCAGGCCGGGGTTGGAGGAGACCCCTTGGAAGACGAAGGAGGTCACGGTCGCCGACCCGTTCGGCAACCGCCTGACCTTCTATGAGGATGTCAGGGACTGA